TCGCTGAAAACTTGGCGTTTTCTTGCGCGAATTGCTATCTATTTGAGTTATTCCCCAAATAGAGTCCTTTGAACCACGAAACTGAAAGGATGCGGCATACTTATCGATAAAGTAGGGTAAACTGACGATAAGTAATAGTATGGGAGCGGTTGGATGGATAGAGAAACAAAATTATCAGGGTTTGCCTTTATCGTACTTCTTGTAGGACTAGGGCTGGCGACATTATTCATTGTATTATTTGCAGAATTGGCGGATGAAATGCTCGATCAGGAGTTGGCAGTATTTGACGCTGTCACTATACATTTGATAGAAGCGATTGGAAGCAATTGGATGGATACTATCATGTTCATCATCACAGAGCTGGGGTCCGTTTGGTTTCTCGTCATGCTGTCAATCGGCGTTTTGTGGATCCTAGGTGTCAAAATGCACGATAAATGGGGAGTTTTGTTTTACTTGGTAGCAGTCGGCGGCGGCTCGCTATTGACTGTTTTGTTGAAGCACTTCTTCAGTCGGGAACGGCCAAACATCGATGCAACAATCGATGCGGTCGGCTATAGTTTCCCGAGTGGCCATTCGATGGGCTCATTGATTTTCTACGGCTTCCTTATTTATTTGGTCATTCGGACGGGGCAGAAACCCTGGGTGCGATGGACCACAATTGTTGGGTTAAGTGTGTTGATCGTACTGATCGGCATTAGCCGCATTTATCTCGGCGCCCATTTTCCAAGTGACGTCATCGCAGGCTATATTGCCGGTACCATCTGGCTTGTGTTAAGTCTTGTGGCACTCGAATGGATTCAGTGGCAACAAAGAAGCCCAGTGCCGCCTGTAGCCGCTTTACGAAAAGTATTGGCGCCTGTTTACAGAGGCCTCATGGACAAATTATAAGGACAAAGCTGCCGGTGGTTCCGGCGGCTTTTTTCTAGCCTTTTGGCAAAGTGTAGCCGCATACATTTATCGGTTGGCGGTGTGCAAACGATCCTAAGAGGGCAAAGTGATTAAACTGAAAATGTACATTCGACTTTCAAGAAGCTTGAATGGCCGAGGGTGTTAATGCCTCTTAGGTTTATTATAATAGCAAAACAATAAAAAATGACTGAAAAATCGAACAATTTTGTGGCAATTTCTGCAATATCGGCGTATGATCGAAGAAAAGGAGGTGCCCTTGAGATGGCCGACATTGTTGGGCTGCTGCCCATGCTCATTTTTGGCGGAATAGCTGTAGTCATCATCGGGATGGTATTCTCATTTAAAAATTGGACACATTAATGGAAAATGTGGAGCGCTTTACAGAACATCCTGCACAGGGAAGACGGGTGCGGGATGTTTTCGTGTTTGAAAAGGATTTTTTGGAGCGTTTATGGAATGAACTAGCAAGGCGGTGATGGAATGGGAGAAATGAACTTAGCAGCAATGATCATTGGCGGGGTGGCGTTGCTGCTAGTGCTTTTGGGGCTTTATATGTTGCAGGGGAAGTGGATGTTTTTAATCGCTGGCTACAACACGATGCCGAGAGAAGAACAAAAAAAATACGACAGCCTAGCGATGGCCCGCTTTATTGGAAAGCTATTGTTGGCCTTGGCATTCTGTATGATATTGTGGATCGCTGGCATATGGAGCGGAGAAAGTTGGATGCTCTATATTGGCGTGGCTCTGTTTCTGGTGTGTATCGGAGCCGCTTTGATGTATATGAACACGGGCGGGCGTTTTCTGAAACAGCCGTCCATAAAAGAGCATAAAAAAAACAAGTAAAGACGAGGCTGCCTCGTCTTTATTTGTTTTTGGTGCTGATAGAACGGCCGCTGCGCCCAAGTGCGTAATAGATGCCGTGCTGCAAGCTTTGTAAGGTTTCGAATTTTGACAGGTCCTGCATCGTTCGCGTAATGATCATGGCGAGTTCTGGCGACACACCGACCAGAATGGTCTCTGTGCCAAGCAGTCGTGCTGCAGCTGCTAGTTTGTCGATTAGTTGGACAGTGTGTTCTGAAATGTTGCGGTTTAATCCTGTCAGGTCCAGCAATAGAAACTCGGCTTTATGCTTTGGCAATTCATTCAATGTGTTGTTGATCAGGTCTTCGGTACGATTTTCATCGTAGCTTCCAATCATCGGGACAACGATGATGCCTTCGAGCACAGGGATGACGGGAGAAGAAAGTTCACGCACCAATCTTTGAAGCATTTTGGTTTTTTCATCGACCATATTTTCGAGCTGCCGGATTTGTTGGTCTTCCTGGCGTCTTGCGAGTTCTCGGATGTTTTGCTGCACATTGACGTCTGAGGGATAATATTCAACAATGCTGTAGGGCTGATCAAGGTCTTGATAGCGCAGAGTTCGGTACCAGAAATTCTGGCCGAATAATCCCGTTAGGACCCCCGCGTAATGCGAAGGAACAAAAATGCCTTTTGTACCTTTGTGGTTTAATTGATTCATTTTGTATTCCCAGTCATCTTGGATGTGCATCGTAAACGTATAGTGTTCGGTGTCCATCTTGACAATTTCCACTTTTCCCCAGCCGGCCGGGGCATAAGTATTGGAAATCCATTCGACGACATTGCTGGCGTCGATTTTTTTCAGTTCCCGGAACCCTTCTCCCACAACGATCCCTTGTCTGAATCCTGTAGTTTCCAGTACCAGGTCGGTTGCTTCTGCGCCAGAGATTTCCCGGATGGTGTCGAAAAAGGTTTCCATGGCAGAAGTCCAGAAAAAGACGACATCGCCTCCGTCAAAAAGTACTTCCCCCGTTTCCAAATCCCATTTCAACTCGGCTGCGCCGACCGTA
This is a stretch of genomic DNA from Planococcus maritimus. It encodes these proteins:
- a CDS encoding phosphatase PAP2 family protein: MDRETKLSGFAFIVLLVGLGLATLFIVLFAELADEMLDQELAVFDAVTIHLIEAIGSNWMDTIMFIITELGSVWFLVMLSIGVLWILGVKMHDKWGVLFYLVAVGGGSLLTVLLKHFFSRERPNIDATIDAVGYSFPSGHSMGSLIFYGFLIYLVIRTGQKPWVRWTTIVGLSVLIVLIGISRIYLGAHFPSDVIAGYIAGTIWLVLSLVALEWIQWQQRSPVPPVAALRKVLAPVYRGLMDKL
- a CDS encoding DUF3784 domain-containing protein, translated to MGEMNLAAMIIGGVALLLVLLGLYMLQGKWMFLIAGYNTMPREEQKKYDSLAMARFIGKLLLALAFCMILWIAGIWSGESWMLYIGVALFLVCIGAALMYMNTGGRFLKQPSIKEHKKNK
- a CDS encoding STAS domain-containing protein, with translation MKKEITVGAAELKWDLETGEVLFDGGDVVFFWTSAMETFFDTIREISGAEATDLVLETTGFRQGIVVGEGFRELKKIDASNVVEWISNTYAPAGWGKVEIVKMDTEHYTFTMHIQDDWEYKMNQLNHKGTKGIFVPSHYAGVLTGLFGQNFWYRTLRYQDLDQPYSIVEYYPSDVNVQQNIRELARRQEDQQIRQLENMVDEKTKMLQRLVRELSSPVIPVLEGIIVVPMIGSYDENRTEDLINNTLNELPKHKAEFLLLDLTGLNRNISEHTVQLIDKLAAAARLLGTETILVGVSPELAMIITRTMQDLSKFETLQSLQHGIYYALGRSGRSISTKNK